Sequence from the Priestia megaterium genome:
AGGTTTAGGACGCGCAATGGCTGTTCGTTTCGGTCAAGAAGAAGCAAAAGTTGTTATTAACTATTACAACAATGAAGAAGAAGCTTTAGATGCGAAAAAAGAAGTAGAAGAAGCAGGCGGACAAGCAATCATCGTTCAAGGCGACGTAACAAAAGAGGAAGACGTTGTAAATCTTGTTCAAACAGCTATTAAAGAATTTGGTACATTAGACGTAATGATTAACAACGCTGGTGTTGAAAACCCAGTTCCTTCTCATGAGCTATCTCTAGATAACTGGAACAAAGTTATTGATACAAACTTAACAGGTGCATTCTTAGGAAGCCGTGAAGCAATTAAATATTTCGTTGAAAACGACATTAAAGGAAATGTTATCAACATGTCTAGCGTTCACGAAATGATTCCTTGGCCATTATTTGTTCACTACGCAGCAAGTAAAGGCGGTATGAAACTAATGACGGAAACATTGGCTCTTGAATATGCGCCAAAAGGTATCCGCGTAAATAACATTGGACCAGGTGCGATGAACACACCAATTAACGCAGAGAAATTTGCAGATCCAGAACAACGTGCAGACGTAGAAAGCATGATTCCAATGGGTTACATCGGTAAACCAGAAGAAGTAGCAGCAGTTGCAGCATTCTTAGCATCATCACAAGCAAGCTATGTAACAGGTATTACATTATTTGCTGATGGTGGTATGACGAAATACCCTTCTTTCCAAGCAGGAAGAGGCTAATATAGTTTAGAATCGATGTAGAAAAAGAGACATGGCAAAATCGGCCATGTCTCTTTTTCTATACCTAAGCGAATGCCACCCCCCTTGCGGGGTTGGTGGCATTCGCCTAGGTAAAACCTTTTAAGAACTTTTTAAAACCTTTTTGGGAAGAGTCAAGGGAGCTTTTTGTGCTTCCCTTATAAGTTTATGGTATTAGCCAGCCATATTTTTGTTAGAAGAGGGCTGGTTTTTGTCTTTTAGTTTGCTGAAGATAAAGGCCAGCACTGAGCCTGAGATGTTGTGCCAGACGCTGAAGATGGCGCTTGGGACAGCGGCTAGTGGCGAAAAGTGAGTGGAAGCGATAGTGACGCCGAGCCCTGAGTTTTGCATGCCAACTTCCATTGCCACTGCTTTTTGTTTGGCTAGATCCATTCCGCATAAGCGGGCAAAGAAGAAGCCGATTGTGAAACCAAGAATGTTGTGAAGAACAACTACGGCAAAAATGATACCGCCTGTTTTAGCAAGCTGTGCTTGGCTTCCTGCCACAACGGCGGATACAATCAAGACAATCGCGACTACTGAAACAAGGGGAAGGGCTTTGGAACTTGCTTCTGCAGCTTTTCCAAAAAACTTTTTGATCGTAAATCCAAGAGCAAGCGGAATGATGACAACTTGTATAATGGAAATAATAAGAGACATGATATCAATATCGACCCACTTGCTTGCAAATAATAAAATGAGAAGCGGTGTAACAATCGGTGCTAAAATGGTTGAAACAGAAGCGATAGCAACTGCGAGCGCAACGTTTCCTCGAGCCAAAAAGACCATTACGTTTGATGATGTGCCGCTTGGACAACAGCCTACTAAAATAACGCCCACTGCTATTTCTTTTGGTAAATCTAAGCCAATCGCCAAACCGAATGCGAGAAGCGGCATAATGATAAAATGTCCCACCACGCCTAGTGCTACTTCTTTCGGTCTTCGAAATACTTCGCTGAAATCAGACGCTGACAGCGTTAATCCCATTCCAAACATGACAATTCCTAAGAGCGGAACGATGTACTTTCCAATCCATACAAAGTGCTCTGGGAATGAGTAAGCAATAACGGAAATTAAAATAACCCAAAGCGTAAATGTTTTTCCTGCAAATGTACTGATTTTCTCTATTGTTTTCATCTGTACGATACCTCCTGCGAACTATAAGAAGAAATTATACTATTTATTCAGAAAAATGAAAACAGTATTTTTGTAAAATAGTACAGAATATTTTATCTTTTGGAGATTATTTCAGTTTAAATGCAAGCATTCCTTCATTGAATGGACAGAATATGTGGTAATATAAAGAAGTTAGTTTTAGAAAGTCGGAGGAGTTTAGTCATGAAATTTATCTATATTTTGTCTGTCCTTCCGTTCGTAGGCATATTAGGATTTCTTCCTTTTGTTAATCGAGTGACTCCGTTTGTTCTCGGTATGCCGTTCAATATGTTTTGGATGGTGATATGGGTGGTGCTTACGTCCATTATTTTAGGGGTTATGTACAAGCTTGATCCCAGAAATCGGGAAGGGGAAGAAGAATGAATAGTGCACTTATTATTATTTTACTATTTTTAGTGGCAGCTATTTTTCTTGGCATACGATCAACCAAAGGCAAAGATATGAACTTGGAGCAGTGGACGGTAGGCGGACGCGGTTTCGGGGCTATTTTAGTGTTTGTGCTGATGGCCGGAGAAATCTATACAACGTTTTCGTTTCTAGGCGGAAGCGGATGGGCTTATGGCAAAGGAGCTCCTGCACTTTATGTCTTAATTTATATTAGCTTATCATATGTCTTATCATACTGGCTTCTTCCTGTTATTTGGAAGTATGCAAGAGATCATAAGCTCGTTTCGCAGCCTGATTTTTTTGTAAGCAAATATAAAAGCCCTTACCTTGGTGTGCTTGTAGCTGCTGTAGGAGTGATTGCCGTCATTCCTGTTATTGTTGTGCAGTTAAAAGGATTGGGGATTATTGTATCACAAGCATCCTACGGCGCCATTTCGATGCCGGCAGCCATTTGGATGGGAGCTATCAGTTTAACGCTGTATGTTATGATATCCGGTATCCACGGTTCTGCATGGACGGCCGTTATTAAAGACATTATGATGCTTGCTGTGATTGGATTTTTAGGCATTTATTTGCCTTTTCATTATTACGGAGGATACGGTCCGATGTTTGAAGCGGTGAATACAGCGAAGCCAGGGTTTTTAAAGTTTCCTGAGCAAGGATTAAGCGTCTCATGGTTTATTTCGACCGTTATTTTACTAGTACTTGGTTTTTATATGTGGCCGCAGGTGTTTAGTTCAAGTTATACAGCGAAAAATGCAAAGGTATTTCGTAAAAATGCAATCATTAGTCCTCTTTATACGCTGATGCTGCTCTTTGTATTTTTTGTTGGATTTGCAGCTATTTTAAAAGTTCCTGGTTTAAGCGGAGGAGACGTGGATCTTGCGCTATTACGGATCTCAATCCAAACCTTTGATCCTTGGTTTATTGGAATTATAGGAGGGGCCGGTTTGCTGACAGCGCTTGTGCCGGGGTCGATGCTGTTAATGAGTGCGTCAACGCTGCTGGCTAAAAACATATACAAACCGTTTGCGCCTCAAGCAAGCGAAGCGCGTATTGCTCTTTTAGCGAAAAGCTTTGTACCAATCGTGGCTCTCATTTCCGTTTACTTTACGCTAAACGGAGGAACGACGCTGTCAACGATTATTTTAATGGGCTATAGTCTGATGACACAGCTGTTTCCATCACTGCTTTTCAGTTTGAGGAAAAATAATTTTGTAACGAAACAAGGAGCAGCGTGGGGGATTGTTGCTGGAATTATTGTAGTGGCCTATATTACAATCAGCGGATCTACTATTGGTACATTATTTCCGTCACTGCCTCAGCAAATGAAGGATATCAATGTCGGATTTATTGCGCTGCTTGTCAACTTTATAGTAATGTGGGGAGTCAGTATGCTCACGAAGAAAAATAGCGTTTCTGCATAAGAAGCGCTGTTTTTTTGATCAAACAGTAAAGAGCCAAAGGAATAGGATCATCCTTTGGCTCTTTAAGTGGCTTTTAACCGATAATTTGTAAAATTTCCTACATCAACTGATTTACGCTAAAGCGGGAACTCGGTCGTTATAGTAAATAACTTCCGATAGGATCTTACACCCTTTAATCTCCTGAAATGTCTTTTTCGCCTCTACCTCTGATTCAAATTCAAACATAGTCGGACTTTGGTTTTTCGAGTAAACGGTAATGATCCACATTGTAAAATAAGCTCCCCCTATAAAATAATAGTTTTCCTTTTTAGTGTAGCTATCAGGTGATGTGATAATAATGAATAGTTGTGATACAGCCTCACATTTTAAAAGGTACTTCTACTATACAACAAAAATTACAAAATAAAACAAGAAAATCTAAAAAACTACAGAGAATAATGAAAGAGAATAAATAACCGTTTATATATGGGCTATATTTATAAATGGAAGTAGGAATGTAAAAAAATATAGGGAAGAGCGATTGTCTTTTAGATTGCTAAACTATATACTTATGTTCAAAAAGTGCAGGAAGTGAACGATGAAAGTTGATACGGTAGTAAAAAAAGATGTTTTACTCATTCTGGTGATGATAGTCGTTGTGCCGCTAGCAGGAGAGCTTAAATATTATCCTTTTCATGATACGTATAGAGTTAGCTTTGCTGTGCCCATTTTTTTCTTTTCACTGCTGCTTTTAAGAAAGGTATCTCCTGTAATACCAGGTATTTTAGTTGCTAGTGCTATAGTGGGCTTTCGAATGTACCTTGACTGGTATAACTACGAATCATTTGATTTTCTGCATTCTTTGCAGATCCGGTGCTCAGCAGGGATTTATTATCTTGTTTATGCAATTGCTTTTTCTTGGTTTAAGATTAACGATTTTCATTCAAAGCCGTGGATTATTGGCATATGGAGCATCATCATCGAAACGGTTTCAGGCGGAATGGAATTGTTTTTTATGTATGTAATGGTTCATCATCATATTGTGTTCCCGGAGTTCATGCAAATTTTTATTGTAGGCGTCTTTCGAAGTTTCTTTGTTCTATGCCTGTTTAGTATGATCAAACTTTACGAAGGGCAGCTTAGAGAACGACAAATCTCTCAAAAAAATGATCAGCTGCTTGTTGTGCTTTCAAATTTATATGAGGAATCCATCCATTTAAAAAAAACGCTGCAGGACGCTGAGCGGATTACGAAAAAGTCGTATGATTTATATGAAGAACTACACGAAGCGGATATCCACCAGCTTACTTCGCTGCACGATTTTAGCCAAAAAGCATTACAAATTGCAGGAGAAGTACATGATATTAAAAAAGACAACCAGCGGATATCAGCAGGACTGTCCAAGGTCATTACAAAAGAAGAATTTTCTGAGTATATGGAAATCGAAAGTCTGCTTCAAATCGTCATGCGCAGCAATGAAAAATATGCGGCGCTGTTAACAAAAGATATTCATTTTTCATATTCGATTCTAGGAGAGCATCCTCGCTATCACGTGTACTTGTTTTTATCATTAATTAATAACCTAGTAACGAATGCGGTCGAAGCGATTGAAAAAGAAGGCGCGATTATTATCGACGTATGTCGAGAAGAAGACCGTATTTTATTGTATGTAAGAGACAGCGGTCCCGGAGTGAAAAAAAGGCATGAACGTCTCATTTTTAAAGCGGGATTTACATCTAAATATGCAAAGGACGGGACGCCTTCTACGGGTCTTGGGCTTGTCTACGTTAAGCAAATGACCGAGCAGCTGGGCGGAAGTATTCAATTTATTAATCTGTCTCCAAGCCCCGGTGTTCAATTTACTATAGATTTACCTATTTCTACGTTAATGGGGGATAAGGACTAATATGCGATTTTATATCATAGATGATGACGAAGTCTTTCGTTCAATGTTAGCCGAAATTATTGAAGATAATGATCTAGGGGAGGTTATAGGAGAAGCAGAAGACGGGATTGTGTTAAATGATCAATTTTCTTTATTGCAGCAGATCGATATTTTATTTATTGATTTATTAATGCCGATTCAAGACGGAATCGAAACCGTGCGCAAAATAAAGGATATTTTTAAAGGGAAAATTATTATGATGTCACAAGTAGAAACGAAAGATTTGATTGGAAAAGCCTACTCGCTTGGCATTGAATACTATATCACGAAGCCGCTTAATCGTATGGAAGTGCTCATGGTGATTCAAAAAGTAATTGAACGAATTCATGTTCAACAATCAATGGAGAAGATTCAAGAATCGTTAAATACCGTACTTAATGTAGGAAATCAGCAAAAAACGCCTTCTTTTGGTAAAAAAGAAAGCGATCCGGCAGAAGCCTGCAGGTTTCTTTTAAGAGAACTTGGGATTTTAGGAGAAAGCGGAAGTAAAGATTTGATTGAAATCATCAATTACTTGCATCAAACGGAAAAAAGCACGATGTATGAACAGCATTTTCCTTCTCTCAAAGAAATCTTTGAGAAAATTACCGTGAGAAAGCTTGGTTCATCTTTTTCAGAAGACGTGCTGCAAAAAGAAATGAAAGCAGCCGAACAGCGAGTAAGAAGAGCCATTTATCAGTCTTTAAATCATTTGACCTCTCTTGGCATGGTTGACTTCTTTAATCCTAAATTTGAAAATTACGCTTCTAAGTTTTTCGATTTTTCAATGGTGCATCAGCGCATGAGAGATATAGAAAAAGGCACGGGAAAAAGCAGCACTCCGAGTCGCATAAACGTAAAAAAATTTATTCAAATGCTCTATTATGAAGTCAAACAAACGCTGTAGTAAAAAAACTACAGCGTTTTCATTTTGTAATTTTCTAAAAACTTTTTTGTTAGTTTCAGTAGGTTTTTGTTAGATTTTGTGATGCCTGTGATAATGTAATCTTATGAATAAAAGAACTACTTAATAAACAGTTCTTAATGGAATTGTATCTGTTGAATACATTAAGTGCAAATAAACAGCTTCGAGCTGTTAGAAAAAAGAAGGAAGGTGCAAAGATATGTTCAAAAAGCTTGGATTAGCAGGACAAATTCTAATTGGTTTGATTGCAGGTATTATTGTAGGGGCTATTTTTTACGGAAATCCTAAAGCAGTTGAGGTGCTCCAGCCAATTGGAGACGTATTCATTCATTTAATTAAAATGATCGTGGTGCCGATTGTTATATCTAGTATCATTGTGGGCGTTGCGGGTGTTGGTGATATTAAGAAGCTTGGTAAATTAGGCGGAAAAACAATTCTTTACTTTGAAATCATTACAACGGTTGCCATTGTTGTAGGCTTATTAGCAGCTAACTTGCTTCACCCTGGTACTGGTGTGGACCGCAGCGGTCTTGAAAAATCAGATATCAGCAGCTACACATCAACGGCAGAAGCTACAGAGCAAAAAGGATTTGTAGAAACATTTGTTCACATCGTTCCAACGAATGTATTTGAGTCAATTGCTGCAGGCGACATGCTGCCAATTATTTTCTTCTCGGTCCTATTTGGACTTGGAATTGCATCAATCGGTGAAAAAGGCAAGCCGGTTTTAAGATTCTTTGAAGGCACGGCAGAAGCGATGTTTTGGGTAACGAATTTAGTTATGAAGTTTGCACCGTTTGGCGTATTTGCTTTAATCGGTGTAACCGTATCAAAATTTGGATTAGCGTCTCTGATTCCGCTTAGTAAGCTTGTAATTGTTGCTTACGGCACAATGATTTTCTTTGTATTAGTTGTACTAGGACTTGTAGCTAAATGGGCAGGCGTTAACATCTTCCACTTATTAAAAGTGCTAAAAGATGAATTGCTGCTAGCATTTTCAACTGCAAGTTCAGAAACAGTATTGCCGCGTATTATTGCGAAAATGGAAAAGTTCGGATGTCCTAAAGCAATTACATCTTTTGTTATTCCGACGGGATATTCATTTAACTTAGACGGATCTACTCTTTATCAAGCGCTTGCTGCGATTTTTATCGCGCAAATGTACGGTATTGATATGAGCATCACACAGCAAATTTCACTGATATTAATTTTAATGGTTACATCTAAAGGAATTGCAGGAGTTCCGGGCGTGTCGTTTGTTGTACTGCTTGCAACGCTTGGATCTGTAGGACTTCCGGTAGAAGGGCTTGCTTTTATCGCTGGAATCGACCGTTTGTTAGATATGGGACGTACAGCGGTAAACGTAATTGGAAACTCACTTGGTGCAATCGTCATTTCGAAGTGGGAAGGTCAATTTAACGATAAAGACAAGGAAGCTTATATTAACGAAGTAACAAAAAAAGTATCGTAACAACAAAGAGTATGGGACAAAAGCATTTTAGTTGAAGAAAGATCCGAACGAATAATCGTTCGGATTTTTTTCATGTTGATGTAGATTTTATCTGTGCAGTTGCTTCTAGTTGTCGATTGGAGAACAAGGCGAAGATTCCTGCGGGAAAAGCGGAACAGATGAGACCCCGCAGGAGCGCAAGCGAGGAGGAGGCTCATCGACCGCCCGCGGAAAGCGAAGCCTTATACGGAAATCAACGGCCGTATAACAAGTGATCCATATCACCTCATTTATCCATTTTATTAGGCTTTAGATGGGATTTATTTAGTTATATCTCAACCTATTTCTTTGAATTTGCTTTGAAAAATTGGGAATAGTAACTAAAGATGAAAAACAAATGATTAATACAAGGAGGTCACAACATGGGAAGAGCAAATAATCACAAATCATCACATAACAACAAAGGGTCACTGCCTCAAACACCAAAAGAGTTAAAAATTGCTCCGGATCAAGCAAATGAAGAATTTTCACGTGAGTTAGCGCAGCATCATGATGCTAAAGCGAAACAGGACTTAATTTTGAAACAGCAAAAGGAAAAGTAAAGACAAAAGAGGTTGAACAAAAGTGTTTTAATTGAAGGGAAATCCGAACGATGAATGGAGATTCTTGATGCAGAATCCAACTCGTTCGGATTTTTTTGTGGTGATGGTAAGTGTAGGTTTCGTGTATGTAGTTGCTTCTAGCGGTTGATTGGAGGGCGAGACGAAGACTCCTGCGGGAAAAGCGGAATAGGTGAGACCCCGCAGGAGCGTACGCGACGAGGAGGCTCAGCGCCCGCCCGCGGAAAGCGAAGTCTTGCACGGAAATCAACAGCGGTGCAACAAGTAATCCATACCCGATCATTTATCTCATTTGTTCGTCTTTAGATTGAGTTGATTTCGGTATGTGTCAACCTCTTCTATACATACCGAAAGATAAAAATTCCTAAGTAACCATTTTGTAACATTATTTAATCATAGCGTAATAGTTTTTGAGGCTTTTTTCATTATAATTAAACCGAACATATTGAAAAATAAGTTCATAGAAACGTAACGTTCGGTTACATAATGGAGGAAAAAAATGAAAAAAGCCATCATTGGGTCTATAACGGCAGCGGCAGTCTTATTTAGCGGAGCCAGTCCGTTTATTGCACCTGCTCAAACAGTAGAAGCAGCGTCATATTCATACAAAGACACGGCTATTGCTACTGGTAAAAAATTAATTGGTGTTCCTTATAAATGGGGAGGCACAACAACAAAAGGTTTTGACTGCTCTGGATTTATTCAATACATTTTCAAAAAGGCTGGAAAAACACTTCCGCGCACAACGGAACAAATGTATCGAGTAGGGACAAGCGTTTCAAAAGCAAAGCTTCAAAAAGGAGATTTAGTTTTCTTTCAAACGTATAAAAAAGGTCCTTCACATGTAGGCGTGTACTTAGGAAATAATCAGTTTCTTCAAGCTTCTACGTCTAAAGGCGTGACGATTACATCTCTTAGCAACAGCTACTGGAAAGCACGTTATATTGGTGCAAAACGGATTTAACCATCCGTCATTTTTTTGAAAAACAACACTACATTATGTAGTGTTGCTTTTGTTTGCATATACATAACATATTGCCGATATTATAGACATTAATTTTTAACGTTTTATACAAAAAAATCCATATTCTGTGAGATAATAACGTTAACACATTTTGTACTTTAACATAAGGAATATCCCACTCTATTCGAAAGTTTGGTGAGCGAAGATGAAGCGCTTAGTATGGAGTTATGGAATAGGTATTGTTGCAATAATAGCAGTACTCTCATTTTTCTTTATGATGAAAGGTCAAACAGAGAAAGCCGTTGTTAGCGGAAATGTACCAAAAGCTCATGCGCAGGGAGAAAGAGTGAAGCAGCCCATCTCACAGTTCCGAGCAGTACAGCCTCACGAAGCAGGTAATGAAGTGAAAAATGTAAAAAACAACATGCCTGAAAAAGCGGATCCTCCTCCTTTTTTAGTCTACATTGACCCTGGTCATCAATCCCAGGCTAACTTAGAGAAAGAGCCAATCGGACCGGGAGCAGCAGAAACAAAAAT
This genomic interval carries:
- a CDS encoding bile acid:sodium symporter family protein, whose amino-acid sequence is MKTIEKISTFAGKTFTLWVILISVIAYSFPEHFVWIGKYIVPLLGIVMFGMGLTLSASDFSEVFRRPKEVALGVVGHFIIMPLLAFGLAIGLDLPKEIAVGVILVGCCPSGTSSNVMVFLARGNVALAVAIASVSTILAPIVTPLLILLFASKWVDIDIMSLIISIIQVVIIPLALGFTIKKFFGKAAEASSKALPLVSVVAIVLIVSAVVAGSQAQLAKTGGIIFAVVVLHNILGFTIGFFFARLCGMDLAKQKAVAMEVGMQNSGLGVTIASTHFSPLAAVPSAIFSVWHNISGSVLAFIFSKLKDKNQPSSNKNMAG
- a CDS encoding cation:dicarboxylate symporter family transporter; protein product: MFKKLGLAGQILIGLIAGIIVGAIFYGNPKAVEVLQPIGDVFIHLIKMIVVPIVISSIIVGVAGVGDIKKLGKLGGKTILYFEIITTVAIVVGLLAANLLHPGTGVDRSGLEKSDISSYTSTAEATEQKGFVETFVHIVPTNVFESIAAGDMLPIIFFSVLFGLGIASIGEKGKPVLRFFEGTAEAMFWVTNLVMKFAPFGVFALIGVTVSKFGLASLIPLSKLVIVAYGTMIFFVLVVLGLVAKWAGVNIFHLLKVLKDELLLAFSTASSETVLPRIIAKMEKFGCPKAITSFVIPTGYSFNLDGSTLYQALAAIFIAQMYGIDMSITQQISLILILMVTSKGIAGVPGVSFVVLLATLGSVGLPVEGLAFIAGIDRLLDMGRTAVNVIGNSLGAIVISKWEGQFNDKDKEAYINEVTKKVS
- a CDS encoding YfhD family protein yields the protein MGRANNHKSSHNNKGSLPQTPKELKIAPDQANEEFSRELAQHHDAKAKQDLILKQQKEK
- a CDS encoding sensor histidine kinase, coding for MKVDTVVKKDVLLILVMIVVVPLAGELKYYPFHDTYRVSFAVPIFFFSLLLLRKVSPVIPGILVASAIVGFRMYLDWYNYESFDFLHSLQIRCSAGIYYLVYAIAFSWFKINDFHSKPWIIGIWSIIIETVSGGMELFFMYVMVHHHIVFPEFMQIFIVGVFRSFFVLCLFSMIKLYEGQLRERQISQKNDQLLVVLSNLYEESIHLKKTLQDAERITKKSYDLYEELHEADIHQLTSLHDFSQKALQIAGEVHDIKKDNQRISAGLSKVITKEEFSEYMEIESLLQIVMRSNEKYAALLTKDIHFSYSILGEHPRYHVYLFLSLINNLVTNAVEAIEKEGAIIIDVCREEDRILLYVRDSGPGVKKRHERLIFKAGFTSKYAKDGTPSTGLGLVYVKQMTEQLGGSIQFINLSPSPGVQFTIDLPISTLMGDKD
- the gdh gene encoding glucose 1-dehydrogenase, whose amino-acid sequence is MYTDLKDKVVVITGGSTGLGRAMAVRFGQEEAKVVINYYNNEEEALDAKKEVEEAGGQAIIVQGDVTKEEDVVNLVQTAIKEFGTLDVMINNAGVENPVPSHELSLDNWNKVIDTNLTGAFLGSREAIKYFVENDIKGNVINMSSVHEMIPWPLFVHYAASKGGMKLMTETLALEYAPKGIRVNNIGPGAMNTPINAEKFADPEQRADVESMIPMGYIGKPEEVAAVAAFLASSQASYVTGITLFADGGMTKYPSFQAGRG
- a CDS encoding sodium:solute symporter family protein, encoding MNSALIIILLFLVAAIFLGIRSTKGKDMNLEQWTVGGRGFGAILVFVLMAGEIYTTFSFLGGSGWAYGKGAPALYVLIYISLSYVLSYWLLPVIWKYARDHKLVSQPDFFVSKYKSPYLGVLVAAVGVIAVIPVIVVQLKGLGIIVSQASYGAISMPAAIWMGAISLTLYVMISGIHGSAWTAVIKDIMMLAVIGFLGIYLPFHYYGGYGPMFEAVNTAKPGFLKFPEQGLSVSWFISTVILLVLGFYMWPQVFSSSYTAKNAKVFRKNAIISPLYTLMLLFVFFVGFAAILKVPGLSGGDVDLALLRISIQTFDPWFIGIIGGAGLLTALVPGSMLLMSASTLLAKNIYKPFAPQASEARIALLAKSFVPIVALISVYFTLNGGTTLSTIILMGYSLMTQLFPSLLFSLRKNNFVTKQGAAWGIVAGIIVVAYITISGSTIGTLFPSLPQQMKDINVGFIALLVNFIVMWGVSMLTKKNSVSA
- a CDS encoding response regulator, with product MRFYIIDDDEVFRSMLAEIIEDNDLGEVIGEAEDGIVLNDQFSLLQQIDILFIDLLMPIQDGIETVRKIKDIFKGKIIMMSQVETKDLIGKAYSLGIEYYITKPLNRMEVLMVIQKVIERIHVQQSMEKIQESLNTVLNVGNQQKTPSFGKKESDPAEACRFLLRELGILGESGSKDLIEIINYLHQTEKSTMYEQHFPSLKEIFEKITVRKLGSSFSEDVLQKEMKAAEQRVRRAIYQSLNHLTSLGMVDFFNPKFENYASKFFDFSMVHQRMRDIEKGTGKSSTPSRINVKKFIQMLYYEVKQTL
- a CDS encoding DUF3311 domain-containing protein, with the translated sequence MKFIYILSVLPFVGILGFLPFVNRVTPFVLGMPFNMFWMVIWVVLTSIILGVMYKLDPRNREGEEE
- a CDS encoding C40 family peptidase gives rise to the protein MKKAIIGSITAAAVLFSGASPFIAPAQTVEAASYSYKDTAIATGKKLIGVPYKWGGTTTKGFDCSGFIQYIFKKAGKTLPRTTEQMYRVGTSVSKAKLQKGDLVFFQTYKKGPSHVGVYLGNNQFLQASTSKGVTITSLSNSYWKARYIGAKRI